In one Vicugna pacos chromosome 22, VicPac4, whole genome shotgun sequence genomic region, the following are encoded:
- the DDX41 gene encoding probable ATP-dependent RNA helicase DDX41 translates to MEDSEPERKRARIDEATAAGSRSEAEDDDEDYVPYVPLRQRRQLLLQKLLQRRRKGAAEEEQQDSGSEPRGDEDDIPLGPQSNVSLLDQHQHLKEKAEARKESAKEKQLKEEEKILESVAEGRALMSVKEMAKGITYDDPIKTSWTPPRYVLSMSEERHERVRRKYHILVEGDGIPPPIKSFKEMKFPAAILRGLKKKGIHHPTPIQIQGIPTILSGRDMIGIAFTGSGKTLVFTLPVIMFCLEQEKRLPFSKREGPYGLIICPSRELARQTHGILEYYCRLLQEDSSPLLRCALCIGGMSVKEQMETIRHGVHMMVATPGRLMDLLQKKMVSLDICRYLALDEADRMIDMGFEGDIRTIFSYFKGQRQTLLFSATMPKKIQNFAKSALVKPVTINVGRAGAASLDVIQEVEYVKEEAKMVYLLECLQKTPPPVLIFAEKKADVDAIHEYLLLKGVEAVAIHGGKDQEERTKAIEAFREGKKDVLVATDVASKGLDFPAIQHVINYDMPEEIENYVHRIGRTGRSGNTGIATTFINKACDESVLMDLKALLLEAKQKVPPVLQVLHCGDESMLDIGGERGCAFCGGLGHRITDCPKLEAMQTKQVSNIGRKDYLAHSSMDF, encoded by the exons ATGGAGGACTCCGAACCCGAGCGGAAG CGGGCTCGCATCGACGAGGCGACTGCCGCCGGAAGCCGCTCCGAGGCAGAGGATGATGATGAGGACTACGTGCCCTACGTGCCGCTGCGACAGCGCCGACAACTGCTG CTTCAGAAGCTGCTGCAGCGAAGGCGCAAGGGAGCTGCGGAGGAGGAGCAGCAGGACAGCGGGAGCGAGCCCCGGGGAGATGAGGACGACATCCCGCTGGGCCCTCAGTCCAACGTCAGCCTCCTGGATCAGCACCAGCACCTCAAAGAGAAGGCTGAAG CCCGCAAGGAGTCTGCCAAGGAGAAGCAgctgaaggaagaggagaaaatccTGGAGAGTGTGGCTGAGGGTCGAG CCTTGATGTCAGTGAAGGAGATGGCTAAGGGAATAACATACGACGACCCGATCAAAACTAG TTGGACACCCCCCCGTTACGTCCTGAGCATGTCTGAAGAGCGGCATGAGCGTGTACGGAGGAAGTACCACATCTTGGTAGAGGGAGATGGTATCCCCCCACCCATCAAGAGCTTCAAGGAAATGAAATTTCCTGCAG CCATCCTGAGAGGCCTGAAGAAGAAAGGCATCCACCACCCGACCCCCATTCAGATCCAGGGAATTCCCACCAT TCTGTCGGGCCGTGACATGATAGGCATTGCCTTCACGGGTTCAGGCAAGACGCTGGTGTTCACTTTGCCTGTCATCATGTTCTGCCTGGAACAGGAGAAGAGGCTACCTTTCTCTAAGCGTGAAGGGCCCTATGGACTCATTATCTGCCCCTCG CGGGAGCTGGCCCGGCAGACGCACGGCATCCTGGAGTATTACTGCCGCCTACTGCAGGAGGACAGCTCGCCGCTCCTACGCTGTGCGCTCTGCATCGGAGGCATGTCTGTCAAAGAGCAGATGGAGACCATCCGACA TGGCGTTCACATGATGGTGGCCACCCCTGGGCGCCTCATGGATCTGCTGCAGAAGAAAATGGTCAGCCTGGACATCTGTCGTTATCTGGCCCTGGACGAGGCTGACCGCATGATCGACATGGGCTTCGAGGGTGACATTCGTACCATCTTCTCCTATTTCAAG GGCCAGCGACAGACCCTACTTTTCAGTGCCACCATGCCTAAGAAGATTCAGAACTTTGCCAAGAGCGCCCTGGTAAAGCCTGTCACGATCAATGTGGGGCGAGCAGGAGCTGCCAGCCTGGATGTCATCCAG GAAGTGGAATACGTGAAAGAGGAAGCCAAGATGGTGTACCTGCTGGAGTGCCTGCAGAAGACGCCGCCACCC GTGCTCATCTTTGCAGAGAAGAAGGCAGATGTGGACGCCATCCACGAGTACCTGCTGCTCAAGGGGGTCGAGGCCGTAGCCATCCATGGGGGCAAAG ACCAGGAGGAACGGACCAAGGCCATAGAGGCATTCCGGGAGGGCAAAAAGGATGTCCTAGTGGCCACAGATGTAGCCTCCAAGGGCCTGGACTTCCCCGCCATCCAGCACGTCATCAATTATGATATGCCTGAGGAGATCGAGAACTACG TGCATCGAATCGGCCGCACTGGGCGCTCAGGGAACACGGGCATCGCCACCACCTTCATCAACAAGGCCTGCG ACGAGTCAGTGCTGATGGACCTCAAAGCCCTGCTGCTGGAGGCCAAGCAGAAGGTTCCACCTGTGTTGCAGGTGCTGCACTGCGGGGACGAGTCCATGCTGGACATTGGAG GAGAGCGTGGCTGTGCCTTCTGTGGGGGCCTGGGCCATCGGATCACCGACTGCCCCAAACTCGAGGCTATGCAGACGAAGCAGGTCAGCAACATCGGCCGCAAGGACTACCTGGCCCACAGCTCCATGGACTTCTGA
- the DOK3 gene encoding docking protein 3, with translation MELLETPVKDGILYQQHVKFGKKSWRKVWGLLYAGGPSGVARLESWEVRDGGQGPAGDRSAGPGRRGERRVIRLADCVSVLPADGESCPRDTGAFLLTTTERSHLLAAQHRQAWIGSICQLAFPGTGESSSGSGEAEAPKRGPVPMEENSIYSSWKEVGEFPVVVQRTEAAARCQLKGPYVLLLGQDAIQLSEPASPQALYTWPYRFLRKFGSDKDVFSFEAGRRCASGEGLFAFSSPRARDLCGAVATAIARQRERLSDPARPRPCPLPRATSLPSLEPPGELREAPPGPQAPGPRRAGAADAGPQSLPPLLGPAAPAEPVLYASVCKRASVPPGAAEHLYENLRLLEAAGPPASPIYHNSQDLSWPGPACDSSLEAQYRRLLELELADNGDSDEAGGSACPGSHTGFKAKLVTLLSRERRKGPAPCDRP, from the exons ATGGAACTTCTGGAGACCCCCGTCAAGGACGGCATCCTCTACCAGCAGCACGTCAAGTTTGGCAAG AAGTCCTGGCGGAAGGTGTGGGGTCTGCTTTATGCAGGAGGCCCATCAGGCGTGGCACGGCTGGAGAGCTGGGAGGTCCGGGATGGTGGCCAGGGGCCAGCGGGTGACAGATCTGCGGGGCCTGGCCGGCGCGGGGAGCGGCGGGTCATCCGCCTGGCTGACTGCGTGTCCGTGCTGCCCGCCGACGGCGAGAGCTGCCCCCGGGACACTGGTGCCTTCCTGCTCACCACCACGGAGCGAAGCCACCTGCTGGCCGCACAGCACCGCCAGGCATGGATAGGCTCCATCTGCCAGCTGGCCTTCCCG GGCACAGGGGAGTCCTCCTCAGGATCAGGGGAGGCCGAAGCTCCCAAGAGGGGCCCGGTCCCCATGGAGGAGAACTCCATCTACTCCTCCTGGAAGGAAG TGGGCGAGTTCCCGGTGGTGGTGCAGAGGACAGAGGCTGCGGCCCGCTGCCAGCTCAAGGGGCCCTACGTCCTGCTGCTGGGCCAGGACGCCATCCAGTTGAGCGAGCCCGCGAGCCCCCAGGCCCTCTACACCTGGCCCTACCGCTTCCTGCGCAAGTTCGGCTCCGACAAG GACGTGTTCTCCTTCGAAGCCGGCCGCCGCTGCGCCTCGGGCGAGGGCCTCTTCGCCTTCAGCAGCCCCCGCGCCCGCGACCTGTGCGGGGCCGTGGCCACGGCGATCGCCCGCCAGCGGGAGCGCCTGTCCGATCCAGCGCGGCCCCGGCCCTGCCCCCTGCCGCGGGCCACCTCCCTGCCCTCGCTGGAGCCGCCGGGGGAGCTGCGCGAGGCGCCGCCGGGGCCCCAGGCGCCCGGCCCCCGGAGGGCTGGCGCGGCCGACGCGGGGCCCCAGAGCCTGCCGCCGCTGCTgggccccgcggcccccgccgAGCCGGTGCTCTACGCCTCGGTGTGCAAGCGGGCCAGCGTGCCCCCGGGCGCCGCCGAGCACCTGTACGAGAACCTGCGCCTGCTGGAGGCCGCCGGCCCGCCGGCCAGCCCCATCTACCACAACAGCCAGGACCTGAGCTGGCCCGGCCCGGCCTGCGACAGCAGCCTGGAGGCCCAGTACCGGCGgctgctggagctggagctggccGACAACGGCGACAGCGACGAGGCGGGGGGCTCCGCCTGCCCCGGCTCCCACACGGGCTTCAAGGCCAAGCTGGTGACGCTGCTGAGCCGGGAGCGGAGGAAGGGCCCGGCCCCCTGCGACAGACCCTGA
- the PDLIM7 gene encoding PDZ and LIM domain protein 7 isoform X3, producing MDSFKVVLEGPAPWGFRLQGGKDFNVPLSISRLTPGGKAAQAGVAVGDWVLSIDGENAGGLTHIEAQNKIRACGEHLSLGLSRAQPAQSKPQKALAPAADPPRYTFAPSASLNKTARPFGAPPPADSTPQQNGQPLRPLVPDASKQRLMEDTEDWRPRPGTGQSRSFRILAHLTGTEFMQDPDEEHLKKSREKYVLELQSPRYTRLRDWHHQRSAHVLNVQS from the exons ATGGATTCCTTCAAGGTGGTGCTGGAGGGGCCAGCACCTTGGGGCTTCCGGCTGCAGGGGGGCAAGGACTTCAATGTGCCCCTCTCCATCTCTCGG CTCACTCCTGGAGGTAAAGCTGCGCAGGCCGGTGTGGCGGTGGGCGACTGGGTGCTGAGCATAGATGGAGAGAATGCAGGGGGCCTCACACACATTGAAGCTCAGAACAAGATACGTGCCTGCGGGGAGCATCTCAGCTTGGGTCTTAGCAG GGCCCAGCCCGCGCAAAGCAAACCGCAGAAG GCCCTGGCCCCCGCCGCGGACCCCCCGCGGTACACCTTTGCACCCAGCGCCTCCCTCAACAAGACGGCCCGGCCCTTTGGGGCGCCCCCGCCCGCTGACAGCACCCCGCAGCAGAATGG ACAGCCGCTCCGACCGCTGGTCCCAGATGCCAGCAAGCAGCGGCTGATGGAGGACACGGAGGACTGGCGGCCGAGGCCTGGGACAGGCCAGTCCCGTTCTTTCCGCATCCTTGCCCACCTCACGGGCACCGAGTTCA TGCAAGACCCGGATGAGGAGCACCTGAAGAAATCAAG ggaaaagtatgtcctggagctgcagaGCCCACGCTACACCCGCCTCCGGGACTGGCACCACCAGCGCTCTGCCCACGTGCTCAACGTGCAGTCCTAG